One genomic region from Catenovulum adriaticum encodes:
- a CDS encoding SDR family NAD(P)-dependent oxidoreductase: MKNSILVTGADRGLGLAFVEHYLQQGNNVIATSRRQPIGDALQNLQQLYQDKLTVYFVDLTDELSINHFAEQLAPLNIALDIVINNAGISVEQSLGNWKTENFIQHFMVNSIAPMLMAQAVLPYMNANSKLVQISSGVGSAQWNIGTEKGLDAYAASKGALNILSRRLSAKVADKNIIVSLLNPGWVQTDMGGSAATTTIEQATLQMTHTIAQLSLKHSGLFIEADGTLIPW; encoded by the coding sequence ATGAAAAACAGTATTTTAGTAACGGGTGCAGACAGAGGATTGGGGCTTGCTTTTGTTGAGCACTATCTACAACAAGGCAATAATGTAATTGCAACTTCAAGACGCCAACCAATTGGAGACGCGTTACAAAATTTACAGCAATTATATCAAGATAAATTAACCGTCTATTTTGTCGATTTAACCGATGAGCTATCGATAAACCACTTTGCTGAGCAGTTGGCTCCGCTAAATATAGCGTTAGATATTGTAATTAATAATGCAGGTATTTCAGTTGAACAATCATTGGGCAACTGGAAAACTGAAAACTTTATTCAGCATTTTATGGTGAATAGCATTGCGCCTATGCTAATGGCTCAAGCTGTTTTACCCTATATGAACGCCAATAGTAAATTGGTTCAAATCTCCTCGGGTGTTGGATCTGCACAGTGGAATATTGGCACGGAAAAAGGATTAGATGCTTATGCCGCCAGTAAAGGTGCGTTAAATATTTTGTCTCGAAGGCTTTCTGCGAAAGTAGCTGATAAAAATATAATCGTTTCTTTATTAAACCCGGGGTGGGTTCAAACCGATATGGGAGGCTCAGCCGCAACCACAACCATTGAGCAAGCCACTTTGCAGATGACACACACCATTGCCCAATTGTCACTTAAACACTCGGGTTTATTTATTGAAGCTGACGGCACTTTAATTCCTTGGTGA
- a CDS encoding beta-galactosidase, which produces MNLSSVKKVALFMSVLMNTACSQYNAPESVLMNFESKTDRNLVKLENANSKLVKDETGQSLQINFESQNNHDAAISIQPNEPWDFSSYKNVALTIDIANPNTSSTHLYIYTHDTSGASQLRSTVVPANSQDTYLIELKVPSLDINTGIRNNPMSWQHDFVQTIWRGGVKQPDVSAIEKVRILISGVLEDKQLQIDNLKVIEPSGFDEQYLTGIVDKFGQNAKQDFERKVDTLEELKSVSEKEQNQLQNQPIAGRSKFNGWANGPKLEATGYFRTEKYQGKWTLVDPQGYLFFSNGIANIRMANTSTITGYDFDTSLIKQRDPTDYTPEDSIGLNRAPNKAIPTRYISSPLRANMFNWLPSYDSEEAASYGYRRSVHSGVLEHGETYSFYRANLARKYATNKQSELMEHWRDTTIKRMHTWGFTSFGNWVDPSYYQLDRLPYFANGWIIGDFKTVSSGNDYWGAMPDVFDPVFAQRAEVTVKQIAQEVQNNPWCVGVFIDNEKSWGSEWGPEAQYGIVINAFTKQASESPVKQAFVEKLKQRHADISALNNAWNSQFKNWQALEAPYKVTKITKTMQQDFATLLYDYGEKYFSIVANLLDQHMPNHMYMGPRFAHWAMTPEVRKAAAKYVDVMSYNYYREGIDQPYWDILESLDMPSIIGEFHNGAMDSGLFNPGLIHAEDQADRGKKYQEYMYSVIDNPYFVGAHWFQYIDSPLTGRAYDGENYNVGFVNVADIPYQPLVDAAKEVNKNIYTRRFKTQKQ; this is translated from the coding sequence ATGAACTTAAGTTCAGTTAAGAAAGTTGCATTGTTCATGAGTGTTTTAATGAACACGGCCTGTAGTCAATATAATGCACCAGAATCTGTTTTGATGAATTTTGAAAGCAAAACAGATCGCAATTTAGTTAAATTGGAAAACGCAAACTCAAAATTAGTTAAAGATGAAACAGGGCAATCCTTACAAATTAACTTTGAATCACAAAATAATCATGATGCGGCAATAAGCATTCAGCCAAACGAACCTTGGGATTTTAGTTCATATAAAAACGTAGCGTTAACCATTGATATTGCCAACCCGAATACTTCTTCCACTCACTTATATATTTATACACATGACACCAGCGGCGCGTCTCAGCTACGTAGCACAGTGGTACCCGCAAACAGCCAAGATACTTATTTAATTGAACTAAAAGTCCCGTCTTTAGATATCAATACAGGCATTCGCAATAACCCAATGAGCTGGCAACATGATTTTGTACAAACGATTTGGCGCGGCGGTGTAAAACAGCCCGATGTATCCGCTATCGAAAAAGTACGAATCTTAATATCCGGTGTATTAGAAGACAAACAATTGCAAATTGATAATCTAAAAGTCATAGAACCCTCCGGCTTTGACGAACAGTACTTAACTGGCATCGTCGATAAATTCGGTCAAAACGCAAAACAAGATTTTGAACGCAAGGTCGACACCTTAGAAGAACTCAAAAGTGTTTCCGAAAAAGAGCAAAACCAACTACAAAATCAACCTATCGCTGGGCGCTCAAAATTTAACGGTTGGGCAAATGGCCCTAAACTAGAGGCCACTGGTTATTTTAGAACGGAAAAATATCAGGGAAAATGGACATTAGTCGATCCACAAGGTTATTTATTTTTCTCAAATGGCATTGCCAATATTCGCATGGCCAATACATCAACCATTACCGGTTATGATTTTGATACCAGTTTAATCAAACAACGCGATCCCACCGACTATACGCCTGAAGATTCAATTGGCTTAAATCGTGCGCCTAACAAAGCTATCCCAACTCGATATATCAGTTCCCCCCTGCGCGCCAATATGTTTAACTGGTTGCCCAGTTACGATAGTGAAGAAGCGGCAAGCTACGGTTACCGCAGAAGCGTACATAGCGGCGTACTCGAACACGGCGAAACCTATAGTTTCTACCGCGCTAATTTAGCCAGAAAATACGCTACGAATAAGCAGTCAGAACTTATGGAACACTGGCGTGATACCACAATAAAACGCATGCACACTTGGGGCTTTACCTCATTTGGTAACTGGGTAGACCCAAGCTATTACCAACTGGATCGACTACCTTATTTTGCCAATGGTTGGATTATTGGCGATTTTAAAACCGTGAGCTCGGGTAACGATTATTGGGGCGCCATGCCAGATGTATTCGATCCGGTGTTTGCTCAAAGAGCAGAAGTCACCGTTAAACAAATTGCTCAAGAAGTACAAAACAATCCATGGTGCGTCGGTGTCTTTATTGATAACGAAAAAAGCTGGGGATCTGAATGGGGCCCAGAGGCGCAATACGGTATCGTGATAAATGCATTTACTAAACAAGCCAGTGAAAGCCCGGTTAAACAAGCATTCGTTGAAAAACTAAAACAACGACATGCTGACATTTCCGCATTAAATAATGCTTGGAATAGCCAATTTAAAAATTGGCAAGCGCTAGAAGCGCCCTACAAAGTAACTAAAATCACTAAAACCATGCAACAAGATTTTGCAACTTTGTTGTACGACTACGGCGAAAAATATTTTAGTATCGTCGCCAATTTATTAGACCAACACATGCCAAATCATATGTATATGGGGCCAAGATTTGCACATTGGGCGATGACACCAGAAGTCAGAAAAGCCGCCGCCAAATATGTCGATGTGATGAGTTATAACTACTACCGTGAAGGTATAGATCAACCTTATTGGGACATTTTAGAATCATTAGACATGCCGAGTATTATTGGTGAATTCCACAACGGCGCTATGGATTCTGGTTTATTTAACCCCGGCTTAATTCATGCAGAAGACCAAGCTGATCGCGGTAAAAAATATCAAGAGTACATGTATAGCGTTATCGACAACCCTTATTTTGTTGGTGCACACTGGTTTCAATACATCGATTCACCATTAACAGGTCGAGCTTACGATGGTGAAAATTATAACGTTGGCTTTGTCAATGTAGCGGATATCCCCTACCAGCCATTGGTAGATGCAGCCAAAGAAGTAAATAAAAATATTTATACCAGACGTTTTAAAACTCAAAAACAATAA
- a CDS encoding helix-turn-helix domain-containing protein, which produces MNKPAELTREPSTQAVKAQLARITQSKGFERSKINCKLLNFLVNYHLDSVENGQVARAPKEIEIAIGALGKAEDFNPAEDSSIRVYISNLRKKLESYYQTSGSDELFQMNIPTGGYALEFCWCDQQPLVENKQPERVDDKQTNENSKRWWVWALVASVIINVWFVLGTFTNSPTENLDSKIQIKQHDIWQPLFASDKPTLIVIGDLYMLTEVDPETNILRAIREFSINSDAQLEAFLQRFPTKRNKLKKASSAFLLKNSVFALQHLLPLLADDSTTSIRLVSELTPSDLRDFNLVYLGLYKSLGLLDAYLQGSNFKLLEGVSGLHNADSGKLYEVKGDLEQEYTDYGSFAKFEGPSGNLFYIFAGFSDASVIQIAKYLSSPNKLFSAEIERHSHVYSNAEANYELIFAAASFDRTDLDSKLVDSGLLNIKTIWAMPDE; this is translated from the coding sequence ATGAATAAACCTGCAGAATTAACTCGTGAACCGAGTACACAAGCCGTTAAAGCGCAATTGGCACGCATTACTCAAAGCAAAGGATTTGAGCGCTCAAAAATTAATTGTAAATTGCTTAATTTTTTAGTGAATTATCACCTTGATTCGGTTGAGAATGGACAAGTTGCAAGAGCACCGAAAGAAATTGAAATTGCTATTGGCGCTTTGGGTAAAGCTGAAGATTTTAATCCAGCAGAAGACTCATCAATTCGTGTTTATATTTCTAACCTTCGTAAGAAATTAGAAAGCTATTATCAAACGTCTGGCTCTGACGAGTTATTTCAAATGAACATCCCAACGGGGGGATATGCTTTAGAATTTTGTTGGTGTGATCAACAACCTTTGGTTGAAAACAAACAGCCTGAGCGTGTCGATGACAAGCAAACTAATGAAAATTCTAAGCGCTGGTGGGTGTGGGCTTTGGTTGCTTCTGTCATCATTAATGTATGGTTTGTTCTAGGAACTTTTACGAATTCGCCAACTGAAAATCTCGATAGCAAAATACAAATAAAACAGCATGATATCTGGCAGCCTTTATTTGCCAGCGATAAACCAACGCTTATCGTAATTGGTGATTTGTATATGTTGACCGAGGTTGACCCCGAAACGAATATACTCAGAGCTATACGCGAATTCAGTATTAATTCAGATGCTCAGTTAGAGGCATTCTTACAGCGCTTTCCCACTAAACGTAACAAGTTAAAGAAAGCTTCAAGCGCTTTTTTGCTAAAAAATAGTGTTTTTGCATTGCAGCATTTATTGCCATTGCTTGCTGATGATAGTACTACTTCGATTCGCTTAGTTTCGGAATTGACACCAAGCGACTTGCGTGATTTTAACTTGGTCTATTTGGGTTTGTATAAATCTCTTGGTTTGTTAGACGCCTATTTGCAAGGAAGTAATTTTAAACTATTGGAAGGTGTATCAGGTCTGCATAATGCGGATTCTGGTAAATTGTATGAGGTAAAAGGAGATTTAGAACAGGAATATACTGATTACGGTAGCTTTGCCAAATTCGAGGGACCCAGCGGTAATTTATTTTATATTTTTGCAGGTTTTTCAGATGCATCTGTCATTCAAATTGCAAAATATCTTTCTAGCCCCAATAAGTTATTTTCTGCAGAGATTGAGCGACACTCGCATGTTTACTCAAATGCCGAGGCTAATTATGAGCTTATTTTTGCTGCCGCTAGCTTTGATAGAACAGATTTGGATTCAAAGTTAGTCGACAGCGGTTTGTTAAATATAAAAACGATATGGGCAATGCCGGATGAGTAA
- a CDS encoding c-type cytochrome, which produces MKLKNKKATKPTLLLFIASLFSHSSYAIDIDKGKLAFEANCKACHALDKFSTGPSLVYIRDQYPAQKQAEFLAWVKAPGKKNPDTIQMPPMGHLNELTINQIHEYILLISQHVVEQQNKPKFAPYKPPSKTYPSVTRGYLPFTNPASIVVHLTPKLSLAWDSNLGKLRYAFPTFSPFYGEKKREQNKQQIIYSETKDSGFNFAHGQAVDFLGYQLIKGTPEFSYQVNGYHVKEKVRLGSTQNSFTREYQVTRLNSDHTQSQSITLDLSHTSKDGKSSQIIHSDGRLSNNVLHLTEQQARLFSVEVVLP; this is translated from the coding sequence ATGAAATTAAAAAATAAAAAGGCTACAAAACCAACACTCCTGTTATTTATCGCTAGCTTATTTAGTCACTCAAGCTATGCAATTGACATTGACAAGGGAAAATTAGCTTTTGAAGCCAACTGCAAAGCCTGCCATGCTTTAGATAAATTTAGTACAGGGCCTTCACTAGTATACATACGTGACCAATATCCAGCACAAAAACAAGCTGAATTTTTAGCCTGGGTCAAAGCACCTGGCAAAAAAAACCCAGACACCATTCAAATGCCGCCAATGGGCCACTTAAACGAACTGACCATCAACCAGATACATGAATATATTTTACTCATTAGCCAACATGTGGTTGAGCAGCAAAATAAACCTAAATTTGCGCCTTATAAACCACCATCTAAAACTTACCCAAGTGTAACACGAGGTTATTTACCTTTTACCAACCCAGCGTCAATTGTTGTCCATTTAACGCCGAAATTATCGCTGGCATGGGATAGCAATCTGGGTAAGTTGCGTTACGCTTTTCCAACATTCTCCCCTTTTTACGGTGAGAAAAAACGCGAACAAAATAAGCAACAAATTATTTATTCAGAAACAAAGGACAGCGGATTTAACTTTGCGCATGGCCAAGCAGTGGACTTTTTAGGCTATCAGTTGATAAAAGGCACGCCTGAATTCAGCTACCAAGTAAATGGGTATCATGTTAAAGAAAAAGTTCGCTTAGGCTCAACGCAAAATAGTTTTACCCGCGAATATCAAGTGACTCGTTTAAACAGTGATCATACACAATCCCAATCAATAACGTTAGATCTGTCGCATACCAGCAAAGACGGTAAATCAAGCCAAATTATTCACAGCGATGGGCGCTTATCCAACAACGTATTGCACTTAACCGAGCAACAAGCTCGCCTTTTCTCAGTTGAGGTTGTATTACCATGA
- a CDS encoding DUF7133 domain-containing protein, protein MKIIHSALVLLFAIAPFTFSSSAEQNNTNPWLDYYDIERINVPKHIDPQIGGLSALKDGRIAITTHHGDVVIYTPQTNNWHTFATGLHLPLGIVQESDNSFVVMQKPELTRLIDQDNDGKADVYQTIYDGFGMTGNYHEFAFGPAVDNKGNYYISLNVASNFNGINQYIRGEYSDKCLDENKMRQWHDFEKWMAGIRKEVTRMFSCVPYRGWVMKVTPDGKAEPFASGFRSPAGIYMDNKNKLWVTDNQGDWIATSPLHQVNQGEFYGHPASLHWQKDWFIKHQDVTADDLTKIRTPAAALFPQGELANSPTQPLSTANQSAFGLPEGELLIGDMNMNNLIRFLPDAQQGEMQGTLIPFVSGDELGIGNFRLDFAPDSSLWIGKIHLGWAGDEGLVKVTKNSLPMFIVKKVKLLHDGFEIQFNQKLRSAPTNIEVTRHTYHYHAAYGSPKVDLQKVTPSNIKLNSNGKSIKVDIDNLIAGQLYTITLADLTDAEGRPLMGSVLRYNVNNLSNLNPGYANH, encoded by the coding sequence ATGAAAATAATCCATTCCGCTTTAGTTTTACTTTTTGCGATAGCACCATTTACATTTAGTTCATCTGCTGAGCAAAACAATACAAACCCATGGTTAGATTATTACGACATTGAGCGTATTAATGTTCCTAAACATATTGACCCACAAATTGGCGGATTGTCTGCGCTAAAAGACGGCCGCATTGCCATTACCACTCACCATGGTGACGTGGTTATATACACGCCCCAAACCAACAATTGGCACACATTTGCAACCGGACTGCACCTGCCCCTTGGCATAGTGCAAGAAAGTGATAATTCATTTGTGGTGATGCAAAAACCTGAATTAACCCGCTTAATTGACCAAGACAATGACGGCAAAGCTGACGTTTACCAAACTATTTACGATGGTTTTGGCATGACAGGTAACTACCACGAGTTTGCATTTGGCCCAGCAGTAGATAACAAGGGAAACTACTATATCTCGCTAAATGTTGCGTCGAATTTTAATGGTATAAACCAATACATTAGAGGCGAATATAGTGATAAATGCCTTGATGAAAACAAAATGCGCCAATGGCATGATTTTGAAAAATGGATGGCAGGCATACGAAAAGAAGTCACTCGCATGTTTTCGTGCGTGCCTTACCGAGGTTGGGTAATGAAAGTGACACCCGATGGCAAAGCAGAACCTTTTGCATCTGGCTTTCGATCACCCGCGGGTATTTACATGGACAATAAAAACAAACTTTGGGTAACCGATAATCAAGGCGATTGGATTGCGACCAGCCCCCTTCATCAGGTAAACCAAGGTGAATTTTATGGCCATCCTGCCTCGCTGCATTGGCAAAAAGACTGGTTTATAAAACACCAAGATGTGACAGCAGATGATTTAACTAAAATCCGCACCCCCGCCGCTGCATTATTTCCGCAAGGCGAACTGGCGAATTCTCCTACCCAGCCGCTTTCTACAGCCAACCAATCAGCGTTTGGTTTACCTGAAGGTGAACTATTAATAGGTGATATGAATATGAATAACCTAATTCGCTTTTTGCCAGATGCGCAACAAGGTGAGATGCAAGGCACGCTGATTCCATTTGTCAGCGGAGACGAATTAGGTATTGGCAACTTTAGATTAGATTTTGCGCCAGACAGCAGCTTATGGATTGGCAAAATACACTTAGGTTGGGCGGGTGATGAAGGTTTAGTCAAAGTCACTAAAAACAGTCTGCCCATGTTTATTGTTAAAAAAGTCAAACTGTTACACGATGGCTTTGAAATTCAATTTAATCAAAAACTCCGCTCAGCGCCAACAAATATCGAGGTTACGCGCCACACTTACCATTACCACGCGGCATATGGCTCACCTAAAGTTGATTTACAAAAAGTAACGCCGAGCAATATCAAACTTAATTCAAATGGTAAAAGCATCAAAGTAGATATTGATAACTTAATAGCAGGCCAACTGTACACCATTACGTTAGCTGACCTAACTGATGCCGAAGGTCGCCCATTAATGGGCAGCGTATTACGCTACAACGTTAATAACCTAAGTAACCTGAACCCAGGGTATGCAAACCACTAA
- a CDS encoding 3-keto-disaccharide hydrolase, with translation MTTTINKTINKTMTKLNKLALVATSLLSITYATANNIDPKLTEVWEPVPKKVTVKPIPSDAISLLQSASDVDKHWRHLNGKPVEWIYENGSLTVKPKSGSIVSKQSFCDMQMHIEWRAPKPSERRKNAPNHANSGIKIQERYEVQILDTYGQKIYVNGQAASIYKQSSPLVDALSPSGEWNTYDIIFKAPKFDQHGKLTKAARITVLHNGVLVQDDFEIQGTTMYKGKAEYFKAHSCTPILLQDHDGEISFRNIWVRPL, from the coding sequence ATGACCACTACAATTAATAAGACGATAAATAAAACCATGACTAAATTAAACAAACTTGCGCTGGTCGCAACCAGCTTGTTGTCAATCACCTATGCAACAGCAAACAATATAGACCCTAAATTAACTGAAGTTTGGGAGCCTGTACCGAAAAAAGTAACCGTCAAACCCATACCGTCTGATGCAATTAGCTTATTGCAAAGTGCGAGCGATGTTGACAAACACTGGCGACATTTAAATGGCAAACCAGTAGAGTGGATATACGAAAACGGCAGTCTAACCGTTAAACCGAAATCGGGTTCAATTGTCAGTAAGCAGTCTTTTTGTGATATGCAAATGCATATAGAATGGCGTGCCCCAAAACCATCTGAACGGCGTAAAAACGCACCCAATCACGCAAATAGCGGTATTAAAATTCAAGAAAGATACGAAGTACAAATTCTCGATACTTACGGCCAAAAAATTTACGTAAATGGTCAAGCAGCGTCTATTTATAAACAATCATCCCCTTTGGTTGATGCGCTGTCACCTAGTGGTGAATGGAATACATACGACATCATTTTTAAAGCACCTAAATTTGATCAACACGGAAAATTAACCAAAGCGGCACGCATAACTGTCCTGCACAATGGTGTTTTAGTTCAAGATGACTTTGAAATACAAGGTACAACTATGTACAAAGGCAAAGCTGAATACTTTAAGGCACATAGCTGTACACCGATTTTATTGCAAGACCATGATGGAGAAATTAGCTTTAGAAATATTTGGGTAAGGCCGTTGTAG
- a CDS encoding dockerin type I domain-containing protein: MTFPHDAVYGVLGDFDGDNDVDRKDVSFFVRALRNPALHRPEFDFNGDGKVHQSDVSKLRNLCTRARCAE; this comes from the coding sequence ATTACCTTTCCACATGATGCAGTTTATGGGGTACTAGGCGACTTTGACGGTGACAATGACGTTGATCGCAAAGATGTTTCTTTCTTTGTACGCGCTCTGAGAAATCCAGCGTTACACCGACCTGAATTTGATTTTAATGGCGACGGAAAAGTACATCAAAGCGATGTTAGTAAATTACGCAATTTATGTACTCGTGCACGATGCGCTGAATAA
- a CDS encoding IS3 family transposase (programmed frameshift) translates to MKTSKFSDSQILAILKQAEAGAPVPELCREHGMSSATFYKWRAKFGGMDASMMARLKELETENARLKKMYAEERLKAEILKEAIEKKLVKPSRRRELAQKAVQNHSIAIKLACSLFGISETCYRYQAKLSDENALIADWLLWLTTNHRSWGFGMCFYFLRNVKRFGWNHKRVLRIYRELELNLRIKPKKRLKRDKPEALAVPESINQCWSMDFMHDQLVDGRSFRLLNIIDDFNREGLAIEVDFSLPAERVVRTLNQVIEWRGKPRQIRSDNGPEYISALLAEWAEKHDVELKFIQPGNPQQNAYVERYNRTVRYEWLNQYLFSSIAEVQDHATEWLWFYNNERPNKAIGGIPPKYKQALITQPSTFSVN, encoded by the exons ATGAAAACATCAAAATTTAGCGACAGCCAAATCCTGGCAATTTTAAAACAAGCGGAAGCCGGTGCGCCGGTTCCGGAGCTATGCCGCGAGCATGGCATGAGTTCGGCTACCTTTTATAAATGGCGCGCCAAGTTTGGCGGCATGGATGCGTCCATGATGGCCCGATTAAAAGAGCTGGAAACCGAAAATGCACGGCTTAAAAAGATGTATGCCGAGGAGCGACTAAAGGCTGAAATCCTCAAAGAGGCCATCGAAAAAAAGT TGGTAAAGCCGTCGCGCCGACGGGAGTTGGCGCAAAAGGCGGTGCAAAACCATTCCATTGCCATCAAGTTAGCGTGTTCCTTGTTTGGGATTAGCGAAACCTGTTATCGCTATCAGGCCAAACTGAGTGACGAGAACGCGCTAATTGCTGACTGGCTGCTTTGGCTAACGACAAATCACCGCAGTTGGGGCTTTGGTATGTGTTTTTACTTTTTACGTAATGTGAAACGTTTTGGCTGGAACCATAAGCGGGTGTTGAGGATTTATCGGGAGCTGGAGCTTAATCTGCGCATAAAGCCTAAGAAGCGCTTAAAACGGGATAAACCTGAAGCACTTGCTGTGCCTGAGTCGATAAACCAGTGTTGGTCTATGGATTTTATGCATGACCAGCTTGTTGATGGCCGCAGCTTCAGGCTACTCAATATCATTGACGATTTTAATCGTGAGGGTCTGGCGATTGAAGTAGACTTCTCGCTGCCAGCTGAACGTGTTGTCCGCACTCTCAATCAAGTTATTGAATGGCGTGGAAAGCCCAGGCAAATCCGCAGTGACAATGGCCCGGAATATATCAGTGCGTTATTGGCTGAGTGGGCTGAAAAACATGATGTTGAACTAAAATTTATCCAACCAGGCAACCCACAGCAAAATGCTTATGTGGAGCGGTATAACCGCACCGTTCGCTACGAATGGCTGAACCAGTATTTATTCAGCAGTATTGCCGAAGTGCAAGATCATGCGACAGAATGGCTATGGTTTTACAACAATGAACGACCAAATAAGGCAATTGGTGGCATACCACCGAAATACAAACAGGCTTTAATAACGCAACCTTCTACTTTTAGCGTCAATTAA